From Neodiprion pinetum isolate iyNeoPine1 chromosome 7, iyNeoPine1.2, whole genome shotgun sequence, a single genomic window includes:
- the LOC124223658 gene encoding uncharacterized protein — MYAQTYGLPMGSPLSPILTDLVLDDLEQYCLNKLDFKPSFYFKYVDDIITAVPSDKVAEMLSVFNSFYLRLQFTPELEFNHRISFLDVLIINDNQLIKTDWFHMATWSRRYLNYHSHHPRSYKIGTINCLVDRAIRLSSMEFHNKNLSLIQQVLGKNDYPPRLLNKHIQFKYDSILSSTSLNNNIDATTAQTNQKNYISIPYVAGLFESLNRTFVKYKIQFVGKCAHDLSSMFDSGKDPLPPGMRSGVVHKIPCNQCNMSYIGQTSTQLHTRITEHKRNIHEHEDNYTALTRHSIDFYHSFNYSQASIIDVEPLYYDRLLLEMCNIVAHPNSVNRKQDIEHLSNIFTSVIRPL; from the coding sequence ATGTATGCTCAAACTTATGGTTTACCGATGGGCTCACCGCTCTCTCCAATTTTGACGGATTTGGTTTTGGATGATCTTGAACAATATTGTCTCAACAAACTGGACTTCAAGCCTTCGTTCTATTTCAAATATGTAGATGACATAATTACAGCTGTCCCTTCGGATAAAGTTGCAGAAATGCTATCTGTCTTCAACAGTTTTTATCTGAGACTACAATTTACCCCTGAATTAGAGTTTAATCACCGAATCAGCTTTTTAGATGTCCTGATCATCAATGATAACCAGCTCATCAAAACTGATTGGTTTCATATGGCTACTTGGTCACGAAGGTATTTAAATTACCATTCTCACCATCCCAGATCttacaaaattggaacgattaaTTGCTTAGTTGACAGAGCGATCCGACTCTCAAGTATGGAATTTCataacaaaaatttgtccttgattcagcaggtactaGGTAAAAACGACTATCCACCTCGCCTGCTCAACAAACATATACAGTTCAAATACGATTCCATCTTGTCATCGACCAGCCtcaacaataatatcgatgcAACTACTGCACAAACCAAtcaaaaaaactatatttccATCCCATACGTCGCGGGGTTGTTTGAGTCACTCAACAGAACATTCGTgaagtacaaaattcaatttgtgggTAAATGTGCACATGATCTATCCTCGATGTTTGATTCGGGTAAGGACCCCTTACCCCCGGGTATGCGCTCTGGTGTAGTTCACAAAATACCTTGCAACCAATGCAACATGTCCTACATAGGCCAAACTAGTACGCAACTACACACCAGGATAACCGAGCATAAACGCAATATCCATGAAcacgaggataattatactgcacTGACGAGACATTCCATCGATTTCTACCACTCcttcaattattctcaagccagCATTATTGACGTTGAACCGTTGTATTATGATAGGCtattgttagaaatgtgcaatattgttgcaCATCCCAATTCTGTCAACCGAAAACAAGACATAGAACATCTGAGTAATATTTTTACCTCTGTGATACGACCATTGTAA
- the LOC138191281 gene encoding uncharacterized protein: MVRSSSSSSGSGSGGGSYSGSESSSGSGSGSGGGGSSDSGSDSGSGSGSGSGSGSGSGTADMLLPQIADCRQTQDWITNETKTAAIWVRGAAQAQITARGVGDDYGWVGVGAVTYVSVYLTRNCAAAKFRAKVALLEDGLRDLPGDLVVAGDLNARAVEWCMTVTNRRRRLLLEIAARLDLVVANTGDVPTYRRPGFGNSIPDVTMTTDRTLPRIGRWRALEGYTASDHQYIAFEVAGETGTTRTRTQHPPRWNVDKLNVLKFSAKLAAAPAPITDVPQS; encoded by the exons ATGGT gcgtagtagtagtagtagtagtggtAGTGGTAGTGGTGGTGGAAGTTATAGTGGTAGTGAAAGTAGTAGTGGTAGTGGTAGTggtagtggtggtggtggtagtAGTGATAGTGGTAGTGATAGTGGTAGTGGTAGTGGTAGTGGTAGTGGTAGTGGTAGTGGTAGTGGGACAGCAGACATGCTACTACCACAGATAGCAGATTGCAGACAAACGCAGGATTGGATCACAAACGAGACCAAGACAGCGGCTATCTGGGTAAGAGGCGCTGCCCAAGCCCAGATAACCGCTCGTGGCGTCGGGGACGACTACGGCTGGGTTGGGGTAGGCGCTGTCACTTACGTCAGCGTCTACCTGACCCGGAACTGCGCCGCGGCGAAGTTCCGGGCGAAGGTTGCGCTCCTCGAGGACGGACTCAGGGACCTGCCCGGGGACCTCGTGGTCGCGGGGGACCTCAACGCGAGGGCGGTCGAGTGGTGCATGACGGTAACAAACAGACGCCGACGGCTGCTGCTGGAGATCGCCGCAAGGCTGGACCTAGTGGTGGCAAACACAGGAGACGTGCCAACGTACAGACGGCCGGGATTTGGAAACTCCATCCCGGACGTAACGATGACGACGGACAGAACTCTGCCACGGATAGGGCGGTGGCGGGCGCTCGAGGGCTACACGGCCAGCGATCATCAGTACATCGCCTTCGAAGTGGCAGGAGAGACAGGGACGACACGGACGAGAACCCAGCACCCCCCGAGGTGGAACGTAGACAAACTCAACGTACTGAAGTTCTCGGCGAAGCTGGCGGCAGCGCCGGCCCCAATTACCGACGTCCCCCAGAGCTGA
- the LOC124223659 gene encoding uncharacterized protein, protein MTTVQRGSALRIACSYQTFSAQAVLMVAGVIPMDLVAIERKRVYEEDADVTRWDAATTERDTTIQTWQERWTGEPTEYWTRRPIKDLRPWIQRGFGDVNFYVTQLPTGHGYFRRYQHNLK, encoded by the coding sequence ATGACGACGGTACAGAGAGGAAGCGCGTTGAGAATCGCTTGTTCCTATCAGACGTTCTCAGCGCAGGCCGTTCTGATGGTGGCAGGCGTGATTCCGATGGACCTTGTGGCGATCGAGCGAAAAAGGGTCTACGAAGAAGACGCGGACGTGACCCGATGGGACGCGGCAACGACGGAAAGAGATACAACGATACAGACGTGGCAGGAACGGTGGACGGGAGAACCAACGGAATACTGGACGAGACGACCCATTAAGGACCTGAGACCGTGGATCCAGAGGGGGTTTGgggatgtgaatttttacgtCACCCAGCTTCCGACCGGCCACGGCTACTTCAGACGCTACCAACACAACCTGAAATGA